In the genome of Aspergillus flavus chromosome 8, complete sequence, one region contains:
- a CDS encoding uncharacterized protein (of unknown function-domain containing protein), with protein MSLSLQIRGGPYASTTAGMGGLPTIVPDIPICAVFLVLYIAFAATNMTIFQKNRRRGHKFVMSAMLFGFCMARITTLVLRIAWANRQRNVRLAIAANIFVNAGVLLVYIINFILAQRILRSKQPHLGWHPILRQGSKLLYSLILGALVMVITSTVLSLYTLDMHTRSQCRDVQLAAITYLLVFTCLPLAQVLIAFTLPRRPQEESFGQGGMTSKTAIVVLSSCLCILIAGFKAGVNWSPPRPVTNPAWYDSKACFYVFNFVLEIMILSLLTFTRFDRRFHIPDGSTRPGDYSCRALQPDKDSDQSQLRERKGSASVQT; from the coding sequence ATGTCTTTGTCCTTGCAAATTCGCGGCGGACCATATGCATCTACCACCGCGGGGATGGGAGGTCTTCCGACCATAGTACCCGACATTCCAATATGCGcggtcttcctcgtcttgtATATAGCATTCGCCGCTACAAACATGACCATCTTCCAGAAAAACCGACGACGGGGGCACAAATTCGTGATGTCTGCGATGCTATTCGGGTTCTGCATGGCAAGAATCACCACCCTTGTCCTGCGCATAGCCTGGGCCAATCGACAACGCAATGTCCGACTCGCTATTGCCGCTAATATCTTTGTCAATGCGGGGGTTCTCCTGGTGTACATCATCAACTTTATTCTCGCTCAGCGTATTCTCCGCAGCAAGCAGCCTCACCTCGGCTGGCACCCAATCCTGCGCCAAGGCTCCAAGCTTCTTTACTCCTTAATCCTCGGGGCATTGGTAATGGTAATCACATCTACAGTGCTATCCTTATACACGCTGGATATGCATACACGGTCTCAATGTCGCGACGTTCAACTGGCAGCTATCACCTATCTCCTCGTCTTTACCTGTCTTCCCCTTGCACAGGTCCTTATCGCATTTACCCTACCGAGAAGACCACAGGAGGAATCATTTGGGCAAGGCGGGATGACCAGCAAAACTGCGATTGTCGTTCTCTCATCGTGCTTATGTATTCTCATTGCCGGGTTCAAGGCTGGCGTCAATTGGTCCCCTCCCCGACCTGTAACCAACCCGGCCTGGTATGACTCCAAGGCATGCTTCTACGTGTTCAACTTCGTGTTGGAGATCATGATTCTCAGTCTTTTGACCTTTACCCGCTTTGACAGGCGCTTCCATATTCCGGACGGATCTACGCGGCCTGGCGACTATAGCTGTCGGGCATTACAGCCGGATAAAGACAGTGACCAATCTCAGTTGAGGGAACGGAAGGGGTCTGCATCAGTACAGACCTGA
- a CDS encoding putative fatty acid synthase subunit beta gives MASTPSSGSYDLAIVTPTEDHSLRSFSLSQGNVQQTFLVSTQDGAFLDQQKASFLQSYSKDQSILGLVFDFLQFLLDEACPPAPLGAFLGAIESQCVRDANIHDLIVSEPEAKNIIRTYYRAHAVAGLNPRPAPSGLFSTVNNEAHRILMAFGGQGSTNLVCVDELADLYSLYQPLLEPLIASVAPALASLSREPSTLQHYLGREIDLYSWLTIPESRPDRAFTATAAVSFPIIGLLDMAHYYVLGKLLDSDSPKRLRSALQGLTGHSQGIIVAAAVAQADTWASFLAQAQWAIRLLFWMGYECHTAAPAYPLSSAAIRDSIEHGEGSPSWLLSVRGLRSPALDALITDCNRRLPESEHLSIGLINTERNIVVAGSPRSLRGLCLRLREIEADDGQDQSRVPFRQRKPVVHHTFLPVSAPFHSSHLRAAADRVKERFPDASSPQVGDLLTAVYHTRTGQDMREMFSPSNNLIHSLVEAVACETVDWPATLQVSRSKPPSHIVLLSSSRLSDLVSEIVDGRGVRIIAGTVLAPTDPAVLGGKAELLTTKPSQAPTPWAELFKARLVAGPDGRPILETRLSQLLQAPPIITAGMTPTTVHWDFVAAVMQAGYHVELAGGGYFDAAGMTTAIEKLAAHVPPGRGITCNLIYASPHSIAFQIPLIRSMIQRGIPIDGLTIGAGVPSQDVVNEWIQTLGIKHLSLKPGSIAAIYEVIEIAKKHPTFPIILQWTGGRGGGHHSCEDFHEPLLQTYRDIRRCSNLYLVVGSGFGQADQMHPYITGEWSLSFGRPVMPCDGILIGSRMMVAREAHTSPQAKELILAAAGVADSEWEQSFKKPTGGVLTVQSEMGQPIHKLATRGVRLWHEMDKTIFSLPRDKRVAALNARKAEIIRRLSADFAKPWFGYNAAGDAVDLEDMTYTEVIARLIRLVYVSHQHRWVDPSYRQLVLDFTYRTLERVSNADYATDKLDLSQPEQFVEQVQQLCPAATTRRLHPDDVRFFLTICKQRGRKPVNFIPALDEDFEYWFKKDSLWQSEDVDAIIDQDADRVCILQGPVAVQYSRRADQSAREILDEIHHGLANHFEEGPSQSDRPSLAISEMVSARVTVTESNTHRIIRPTSESLPSVEDWQAFLASQVTGGVRSAIMAEEVLRGSQRQANPLRRVLEPRTGQSIQIPLDGRDLHLVEDAKNRPLVHIKPSGDQEVAVDFYYYDFVETPGNLRFTYKFDSKSLSLVENLDGRDDRVKLFYAHLWLGRADLSYHRLSEVFEGEEITLSSDLHRHLHNALRHTVPDATASATTNTLPLEAAIIAAWKPLMEPLFVAELQGDLLRLVHLSNSIRYTPGAAPLEVNDVVATKSQVRAVTIKETGKTISVEAQIFRSKTLVATVTSEFFIKGSFSDYETTFSHQDEAATELKVQSAIDEALLRDREWFLLDDPTQSLIDKTLVFRLHTVTRWKDQSTFTSLKTTGSIYTKHWNGTEQKVGTVASEVVECHGNPVIDFLQRKGTVVQEKVPLKHPGLIDNGSRTIRLPLDNALYSSVSKDYNPIHTSSVFARFADLPGTITHGMYTAAVSRAVTECLAADGETGRLRSFSASFVGMVLPGDQLTVRIRHEAMCHGRMVLSVAAYRKGTDEKVLQGEAEVEQRTSAYLFTGQGSQAQNMGMQLYDSSAVARSVWDEVDRRLLDQYGWSILNVVRANPKQITIHFRGARGRRIRDNYLAMRTETRMPDGSTRLEPILRDLTAKSESYTFFDSRGLLYATQFAQPAILLMEKAAFEDMKANGLIQEGAAFAGHSLGEYGVLASLVDFLPFEMMMSVVFYRGLVMQFTMERDSNGHTGFSMVAVSPKRVGKYFDEAMLRIVVDLIHRQSGKLLEIVNFNVEAEQYVCAGHVRNIYILSGILDLLSRSATGPQLVASLRSASDPAITDVAKEIAVHLEKAPQLNNPTELKRGRATIPLQGIDVPFHSSHLRSGVSVYRRFLEERIQAENVQVDRLVGKFIPNVMGKPFAIDRSYLEEAAAVTGSSVLRELALAA, from the exons ATGGCCTCCACGCCCAGCTCTGGTTCCTATGATCTTGCGATCGTGACACCCACGGAAGACCATTCGTTGaggtctttctctctttcccaggGGAACGTCCAGCAAACATTCCTTGTTTCGACACAAGACGGTGCTTTCCTGGACCAGCAAAAGGCCTCCTTCCTTCAGAGCTATTCGAAAGACCAGTCGATTCTTGGCTTGGTCTTTGATTTTTTGCAATTCCTGCTGGATGAAGCTTGCCCGCCAGCTCCCCTAGGAGCGTTCCTCGGCGCCATCGAGTCACAGTGCGTAAGAGACGCGAATATCCACGACCTGATTGTGTCCGAGCCAGAGGCCAAGAATATCATACGCACCTACTACCGCGCACATGCGGTTGCCGGTCTTAATCCCCGTCCAGCCCCCAGTGGACTCTTCAGCACCGTTAATAATGAAGCACACCGCATTTTGATGGCCTTCGGTGGCCAAGGGTCTACGAACCTTGTCTGTGTCGACGAACTGGCTGATCTATACTCACTGTACCAACCCTTGCTGGAGCCGCTGATCGCGTCAGTAGCGCCAGCCCTGGCAAGCCTTTCTCGAGAACCGTCCACGTTGCAGCACTACTTGGGACGTGAGATTGATCTTTACTCCTGGTTGACTATTCCCGAGTCGCGTCCGGACCGGGCCTTTACAGCCACCGCCGCAGTCAGCTTCCCAATCATTGGCTTACTGGATATGGCGCATTACTATGTGCTTGGTAAATTACTCGACTCCGATTCCCCGAAGCGACTAAGGTCAGCGCTCCAAGGCCTCACGGGCCACTCGCAAGGAATTATCGTGGCTGCAGCCGTCGCTCAAGCCGACACGTGGGCGTCCTTTTTGGCGCAGGCACAATGGGCCATCCGCCTATTGTTTTGGATGGGTTATGAATGCCACACAGCCGCTCCTGCTTATCCCCTCTCATCCGCCGCCATCAGGGATAGTATTGAGCACGGCGAGGGATCCCCCTCATGGCTCCTTAGTGTCCGAGGCCTGCGGTCACCCGCCCTTGATGCGTTAATCACGGACTGCAATCGCCGTTTGCCAGAATCCGAACACCTGTCCATCGGATTGATCAACACTGAGCGGAACATTGTGGTAGCCGGTTCTCCACGTTCCCTCCGAGGCTTATGTTTGCGGTTGCGAGAAATTGAAGCCGATGATGGTCAAGACCAAAGTCGGGTTCCTTTCCGTCAGCGCAAGCCTGTTGTCCATCATACCTTCCTTCCTGTTAGCGCTCCTTTCCATTCCAGCCACCTCCGTGCCGCTGCAGACCGCGTCAAGGAACGGTTTCCGGATGCCTCATCCCCCCAAGTGGGGGATCTCCTCACTGCTGTTTATCATACACGGACCGGCCAGGACATGCGCGAGATGTTCAGCCCATCGAATAACCTGATCCATAGCCTGGTCGAGGCAGTAGCCTGTGAGACCGTCGATTGGCCAGCAACCTTGCAAGTATCACGTTCCAAGCCGCCTTCCCACATTGTGCTTCTCAGCAGCAGCCGTCTCAGTGATCTCGTATCCGAAATTGTCGATGGCCGTGGAGTTCGTATCATCGCAGGAACAGTGCTAGCCCCAACGGACCCCGCCGTTCTCGGTGGGAAAGCGGAGTTACTAACCACGAAGCCCTCACAGGCGCCAACCCCTTGGGCGGAGCTCTTTAAAGCTCGACTCGTGGCCGGCCCAGACGGCAGGCCCATACTTGAGACGCGACTCAGTCAGTTGCTGCAAGCGCCCCCTATCATCACAGCTGGTATGACACCCACCACCGTACACTGGGACTTCGTGGCCGCGGTGATGCAGGCTGGCTATCACGTTGAGCTTGCCGGCGGTGGTTACTTTGACGCGGCTGGCATGACAACAGCTATTGAGAAACTAGCGGCCCACGTTCCCCCCGGCCGCGGCATCACCTGCAATCTCATCTATGCCAGCCCTCATTCGATTGCGTTTCAGATCCCCCTAATTCGCAGCATGATCCAACGCGGAATCCCCATAGATGGCTTGACAATTGGAGCGGGAGTTCCCTCGCAAGATGTGGTCAACGAATGGATCCAAACACTGGGGATCAAACACCTTTCCCTCAAACCAGGGTCCATCGCTGCTATATATGAGGTGATTGAAATCGCTAAAAAGCACCCGACCTTCCCCATTATTTTACAGTGGACCGGAGGCCGCGGTGGTGGCCATCACTCCTGTGAGGACTTCCACGAACCACTACTGCAGACCTATCGGGATATCCGCCGCTGTTCCAATTTGTATCTGGTTGTGGGCAGTGGGTTTGGCCAGGCGGACCAGATGCACCCCTATATCACGGGTGAATGGTCGCTGTCATTCGGTCGCCCCGTAATGCCCTGTGATGGTATCCTCATTGGCAGTCGGATGATGGTCGCCCGGGAGGCGCACACATCTCCGCAAGCAAAGGAATTGATCTTGGCAGCTGCCGGAGTGGCCGACTCGGAATGGGAACAGAGCTTCAAGAAGCCTACCGGTGGAGTGTTGACCGTTCAGTCGGAGATGGGTCAGCCGATCCACAAGCTGGCAACTCGTGGAGTTCGGTTGTGGCATGAGATGGATAAGACTATCTTCAGCTTGCCTCGGGACAAACGAGTCGCTGCACTCAATGCACGCAAGGCTGAAATTATACGTCGTTTGAGTGCTGATTTTGCCAAGCCGTGGTTTGGCTACAATGCTGCCGGTGATGCCGTCGATCTAGAGGACATGACATATACTGAAGTCATTGCTCGTTTGATCCGGCTAGTGTACGTTAGCCATCAGCACCGCTGGGTTGACCCATCCTACCGTCAGCTCGTTTTAGACTTTACCTACAGAACGCTAGAACGTGTCTCCAACGCCGATTATGCGACGGATAAGCTTGACCTCAGTCAGCCGGAACAATTCGTCGAGCAGGTGCAACAACTCTGCCCCGCTGCAACTACACGTCGTCTACACCCAGACGATGTCCGCTTCTTTCTCACTATCTGCAAGCAGCGTGGTCGAAAGCCCGTCAACTTCATCCCAGCGTTGGATGAAGACTTCGAATACTGGTTCAAGAAAGATTCCCTGTGGCAGTCAGAGGATGTGGATGCAATCATCGACCAGGACGCTGACCGAGTATGTATCCTACAAGGCCCGGTGGCCGTGCAATATTCGCGTCGGGCAGATCAGTCAGCCAGGGAAATCCTTGATGAGATCCACCATGGGCTCGCAAACCATTTTGAGGAGGGTCCGTCTCAGTCGGATAGGCCTTCGTTAGCCATATCGGAAATGGTCTCCGCTAGGGTCACAGTGACAGAAAGCAATACCCATCGTATCATCCGTCCTACATCTGAAAGTTTGCCCTCTGTTGAAGACTGGCAAGCATTCCTGGCTAGTCAAGTCACAGGTGGCGTCCGAAGCGCTATTATGGCTGAGGAAGTCCTACGAGGTTCTCAGAGACAAGCGAATCCTTTGCGGCGAGTTCTGGAACCACGGACAGGGCAATCAATCCAGATTCCTCTGGACGGTCGCGATCTACATCTGGTAGAGGATGCGAAGAACCGTCCGTTGGTACACATCAAGCCCAGTGGTGATCAGGAGGTTGCCGTAGACTTCTATTATTATGACTTCGTGGAGACCCCTGGCAACCTTCGATTCACGTACAAGTTTGACTCAAAGAGCCTTTCCCTGGTAGAAAATCTCGACGGGCGCGATGACCGAGTTAAATTGTTCTATGCCCATTTGTGGCTCGGTCGTGCCGATCTCAGTTACCACCGGCTGAGTGAGGTCTTCGAGGGCGAGGAAATCACCCTTTCTTCtgatcttcatcgtcaccttCACAACGCTCTCCGTCATACAGTCCCAGATGCCACTGCATCCGCCACAACTAACACCTTACCCCTCGAGGCCGCGATTATTGCCGCTTGGAAACCCCTGATGGAACCACTATTTGTGGCGGAGCTCCAGGGCGACTTGCTCCGCCTAGTGCATCTCTCCAATAGCATCCGGTACACCCCTGGCGCTGCTCCACTAGAAGTCAACGATGTTGTCGCGACCAAATCACAAGTGCGTGCAGTGACCATCAAGGAGACCGGCAAGACGATCAGTGTTGAAGCACAGATCTTTCGGTCTAAGACGCTCGTGGCCACTGTGACTTCGGAGTTTTTTATCAAGGGATCTTTTTCCGACTACGAGACCACCTTCAGTCACCAAGATGAGGCCGCGACTGAACTAAAGGTACAGTCTGCCATAGACGAAGCCCTTCTACGGGACCGTGAATGGTTTCTCTTGGATGACCCTACCCAGTCATTGATTGATAAAACCCTCGTCTTCCGTCTACACACCGTGACCAGGTGGAAGGACCAATCTACCTTCACCAGCCTGAAAACCACTGGCTCGATCTACACCAAGCATTGGAATGGTACCGAGCAGAAAGTGGGAACCGTTGCATCTGAGGTGGTTGAATGTCATGGCAATCCTGTTATCGACTTCCTGCAGCGCAAGGGCACTGTGGTGCAAGAAAAAGTGCCTTTAAAGCATCCAGGCCTGATAGATAATGGATCGAGGACCATCCGCTTACCGCTTGATAATGCCCTGTACAGCTCCGTATCCAAGGACTACAATCCCATACACACCTCGTCCGTCTTTGCGCGTTTCGCAGACCTTCCCGGGACCATCACCCATGGCATGTATACCGCCGCTGTTTCCCGCGCCGTCACGGAATGTCTGGCAGCGGACGGCGAAACGGGTCGGCTACGAAGCTTCTCGGCGTCTTTCGTTGGGATGGTGTTGCCAGGCGACCAACTGACGGTCCGTATCCGACATGAGGCTATGTGTCACGGCCGCATGGTGCTCTCCGTAGCGGCATACCGAAAGGGTACCGATGAGAAGGTGCTTCAGGGGGAGGCCGAAGTTGAGCAGCGCACTTCCGCGTACCTCTTTACCGGTCAGGGAAGCCAGGCACAGAACATGGGAATGCAGTTGTATGACTCAAGCGCAGTGGCCCGATCGGTGTGGGATGAGGTTGACCGCCGTCTGCTGGATCAATACG GCTGGTCAATTTTGAACGTTGTCCGCGCAAACCCCAAACAGATCACTATCCACTTCCGTGGGGCTCGTGGCAGACGCATCCGCGACAACTATCTAGCGATGAGGACCGAAACCCGAATGCCAGACGGCTCCACTCGGCTCGAACCTATCCTTCGCGATCTAACGGCCAAATCAGAGTCATATACCTTCTTCGACTCCCGAGGCCTGCTGTATGCCACGCAATTTGCTCAGCCCGCTATTCTGCTAATGGAAAAGGCGGCATTCGAGGATATGAAGGCAAATGGCCTCATCCAGGAGGGCGCTGCCTTCGCAGGACACTCTCTGGGTGAGTACGGAGTCCTAGCCTCATTGGTTGACTTCTTGCCCTTTGAAATGATGATGAGTGTCGTTTTCTATCGTGGGTTAGTCATGCAGTTCACCATGGAGCGCGACTCCAACGGACACACGGGTTTCTCTATGGTGGCAGTCAGTCCGAAGAGGGTGGGCAAAT ATTTCGATGAAGCCATGTTACGCATCGTTGTGGATTTGATTCACCGACAGAGTGGCAAACTGTTGGAAATCGTCAATTTCAATGTGGAAGCCGAGCAATATGTTTGTGCCGGACAC GTCCGCAATATTTACATTTTGAGCGGCATCCTCGACCTTCTGTCTCGATCCGCCACTGGTCCCCAGCTCGTAGCCTCACTCCGCAGCGCTTCTGATCCGGCCATCACTGACGTAGCCAAAGAAATTGCTGTCCATCTCGAAAAGGCACCCCAGCTGAACAATCCCACTGAATTGAAACGAGGCCGAGCAACCATCCCGTTGCAAGGCATCGACGTTCCCTTCCATTCGTCCCACCTGCGCTCCGGGGTGTCCGTCTACCGACGATTCTTAGAGGAGCGGATCCAAGCAGAGAATGTACAGGTGGACCGTCTAGTGGGCAAATTCATCCCCAATGTCATGGGGAAGCCGTTCGCGATTGATCGGTCATATCTAGAAGAGGCCGCAGCAGTCACAGGGAGTTCTGTGTTGAGGGAGCTGGCGCTAGCCGCTTGA
- a CDS encoding putative N-acetyltransferase, GNAT family, with amino-acid sequence MPILPHLPTHSQTPPIHTARLLLRPFRAADLPALHVLRTTPDVMRWTRQGRIDATTEETSKWMERFTQDTEPGEQPNYNFAVLRKPISGAVHATESEEGDVIGVMGIVSISPEDGPEVGYLFLPETWGMGYATEALRGFAEAWWRLPVPGDGVSRNGEGAEEVGTLRAVTDKTNLGSARVLTKCGWTVVGEGVDGEGEKKVELLYWILRRPGI; translated from the coding sequence ATGCCAATCCTACCACATCTCCCCACCCACTCCCAAACACCCCCGATCCACACGGCCCGACTTCTCCTCCGACCGTTTCGGGCCGCGGATCTTCCCGCCCTTCATGTCCTCCGAACCACTCCCGACGTGATGCGCTGGACCCGCCAGGGCCGCATCGACGCCACCACAGAAGAAACAAGTAAATGGATGGAACGCTTCACCCAAGACACCGAACCAGGCGAACAACCAAACTACAATTTCGCCGTCCTACGCAAACCAATCTCGGGCGCAGTCCATGCTACGGAGTCCGAGGAAGGCGATGTCATCGGCGTTATGGGCATCGTGTCTATTTCCCCGGAGGACGGCCCGGAGGTAGGGTATTTATTCCTGCCTGAGACGTGGGGCATGGGGTATGCGACGGAGGCTCTGAGGGGGTTTGCCGAGGCGTGGTGGAGGTTACCGGTTCCTGGGGATGGTGTCTCTAGGAACGGTGAGGGAGCTGAAGAGGTGGGGACTTTGCGCGCTGTCACGGATAAGACGAATCTGGGGAGTGCGAGGGTGTTGACGAAGTGTGGTTGGACTGTTGTGGGGGAAGGTGTTGATGGTGAGGGTGAGAAGAAGGTGGAATTGTTGTATTGGATCTTGCGCCGTCCTGGGATTTGA
- a CDS encoding putative 2-methylcitrate dehydratase — MTIPAADDNNCPSYDKVIDLIVDYAYDYDIDSPAAWTRAKAALIDALGAAIESIHTSPECAAMIGPVWPQTAPVPGGFRLPGTQFQVDALKGAFDLGGMIRYLDHNDAFPGAEWGHPSDNLGAILSTADILSREALARGNPDEVISMKQVLTALIKAYEIQGVFQIRNAFNKVGLDHVILVKVASSAMVSWLMGLSRDQARAVVSHAWADGHPLRVYRQAPNAGPRKGWAAGDACMRAVHLANLVRCGQPGIRSAITTPRWGFYDVLYRGQTFELPRPFTSWVMETVLFKVSTAEGHGLTAVEAALTIAEKLAQRGLRPEEDIVNIRARTQEAGMIIINKKGPLHNAADRDHCLRYMVAVVLLKGSQITTADYQDSSPWARDPRVETLRSITTMEEDPSFTRDYHDPQCRSVANALEVTLRDGTKLEELVPFPLGHVRRPETLQLVREKAQQNLGLKLSSERVGQILDTVDQPKFEKMAASDFVDLFIPQPASSAA; from the exons atgaCTATTCCAGCGGCGGACGACAATAATTGCCCTTCCTATGACAAGGTAATCGATTTGATCGTCGACTACGCCTATGACTATGACATCGACTCCCCAGCGGCCTGGACACGAGCCAAAGCAGCCCTTATTGATGCCCTAGGCGCTGCCATCGAAAGTATCCATACTAGCCCAGAATGTGCCGCCATGATTGGCCCCGTCTGGCCCCAGACGGCCCCGGTGCCAGGGGGCTTCCGCTTGCCCGGTACTCAATTCCAGGTGGATGCCCTCAAGGGCGCCTTTGACCTTGGAGGAATGATCCGGTACCTCGATCACAATGATGCCTTTCCCGGTGCGGAATGGGGCCATCCATCAG ATAATCTTGGTGCAATCCTCAGCACTGCCGACATTCTCAGCCGGGAGGCTCTCGCTCGTGGCAACCCAGATGAAGTCATTTCAATGAAACAGGTCCTCACTGCCCTGATCAAGGCATATGAAATCCAAGGAGTGTTCCAGATCCGCAACGCCTTCAACAAGGTTGGCCTGGATCATGTCATTTTAGTCAAGGTTGCCTCATCCGCCATGGTCTCTTGGCTCATGGGTCTATCTCGCGATCAAGCCCGGGCCGTAGTCTCGCATGCGTGGGCTGATGGTCATCCGCTGCGGGTCTATCGACAGGCGCCAAATGCAGGACCTCGGAAAGGATGGGCCGCTGGGGATGCCTGCATGCGTGCTGTGCATTTGGCCAACCTGGTTCGATGCGGCCAGCCCGGTATCCGCTCTGCTATCACCACCCCGCGTTGGGGGTTTTATGACGTCTTGTACCGGGGTCAGACCTTCGAGCTACCCCGTCCGTTTACTAGCTGGGTCATGGAGACAGTCCTCTTCAAGGTCTCGACGGCTGAAGGGCACGGACTGACCGCCGTGGAAGCAGCATTGACTATCGCAGAAAAGCTGGCTCAACGTGGGCTTCGGCCAGAAGAGGACATTGTCAACATACGAGCTCGAACACAGGAGGCTGGAATGATTATCATCAATAAGAAGGGGCCGCTGCATAATGCCGCAGATCGCGACCATTGCCTGCGTTATATGGTCGCCGTGGTCCTGCTCAAGGGCAGTCAAATCACAACTGCTGACTACCAGGACAGCAGTCCCTGGGCTCGTGACCCTCGTGTAGAAACACTACGCTCCATCACcacaatggaagaagatccgtcATTCACCCGGGATTACCATGATCCTCAGTGCCGCAGCGTGGCCAACGCATTGGAGGTGACGCTACGGGATGGCACCAAGTTGGAAGAATTGGTCCCGTTCCCCTTGGGTCATGTGCGTCGACCTGAGACTTTGCAGCTGGTCCGCGAGAAGGCCCAGCAGAACTTGGGTTTGAAGCTGTCGTCGGAGAGGGTGGGGCAGATATTGGACACGGTCGATCAACCGAAGTTCGAGAAGATGGCCGCTAGTGATTTTGTAGACCTATTCATCCCACAACCTGCGTCCAGCGCTGCATGA
- a CDS encoding fungal-specific transcription factor domain-containing protein, whose protein sequence is MGKVPIRSRTGCLTCRRRKKKCDERHPVCSGCDRNRLPCEWVSNDLVPRTRRPRGRRQLAVTQLPHEAQAMVNVFAVPKPGMVQRLLSHFIDHSPRWLSTRTGERRSDFLQYLLPAVSGNLLVHNCVLMIASADLTKYCRDDIEVQAVAVEYYGKAVSALQGSLNEELATMAAYKVSESDYTPLAVLLLCLHECQNFTSSTRIVPHLNAAAALLLRRLHYTPEDLALRSFLFELFCYYFSLVAFSHGSKLSLCQASAIFNSPIVTQYLQQGNVMGTSQRLFMCIFRISMLVEKVTSERQIHDSPARAELVMLEEQLIAWQTELPSRRDADVAWLNDAITSELYRLACLIYIKKVLDTSLSDHSPPIQALVLAFVEHLGHLPPDAPSNNILCWPLVVAGLSAVVVTHQRAISTRLGQIYDIWRSDILCQSAAFLRQKWRDDRNHSAAASYGEHGKGQNDSPVAINDILKLQFPVILV, encoded by the exons ATGGGCAAGGTCCCGATCCGATCTCGAACAGGCTGCTTAACGTGTCGACGCCGTAAGAAAAAGTGCGACGAACGGCATCCCGTATGCAGCGGATGCGACAGAAACCGGCTTCCCTGTGAGTGGGTTTCTAATGACCTGGTGCCTAGAACACGACGGCCACGTGGCCGTCGACAGCTCGCGGTGACCCAGCTACCACATGAGGCACAGGCAATGGTCAATGTGTTTGCCGTTCCGAAGCCCGGGATGGTGCAGCGACTGTTGTCACACTTTATAGATCACAGCCCGAGATGGTTATCAACCAGAACTGGGGAGCGGAGATCCGACTTTCTGCAATATTTGCTTCCCGCGGTATCGGGAAACCTATTGGTTCATAACTGCGTTCTTATGATTGCCTCGGCTGATCTGACCAAGTATTGCCGCGACGACATCGAAGTGCAAGCCGTAGCAGTAGAGTACTATGGGAAAGCTGTTTCCGCTTTGCAGGGATCGCTGAACGAGGAGTTGGCTACTATGGCTGCATATAAAGTATCGGAATCCG ATTACACACCTTTGGCGGTCCTGCTGTTGTGTTTGCATGAG TGCCAAAACTTTACAAGCAGCACGCGCATAGTGCCTCATCTCAACGCTGCCGCCGCACTCCTGCTTCGTCGCCTTCATTACACCCCCGAAGACCTGGCCCTACGAAGTTTTTTGTTCGAACTATTTTGTTACTATTTCTCCCTGGTGGCCTTCTCGCATGGCTCCAAACTTTCGCTTTGTCAAGCATCCGCCATTTTTAACTCTCCCATTGTCACCCAGTATCTCCAGCAAGGCAACGTCATGGGCACCTCGCAACGTCTCTTCATGTGTATCTTCCGAATTTCTATGTTGGTGGAGAAGGTCACATCTGAGAGGCAGATTCACGACTCACCGGCACGAGCAGAGCTTGTCATGCTTGAAGAGCAGCTGATCGCCTGGCAAACTGAGCTTCCAAGTAGAAGAGATGCGGATGTCGCTTGGCTGAACGATGCAATAACCTCTGAGCTCTACCGCCTGGCATGTCTGATATATATCAAAAAGGTTCTAGACACCTCCTTGTCTGACCACAGTCCACCCATTCAGGCGCTTGTTCTAGCATTCGTTGAGCATTTGGGCCATCTGCCACCCGACGCGCCGTCAAATAACATTCTTTGCTGGCCTTTAGTTGTCGCGGGGCTTTCTGCTGTAGTGGTTACCCACCAGCGGGCCATTAGCACAAGGCTGGGCCAGATCTATGACATATGGCGGTCCGATATACTTTGTCAGAGTGCCGCATTTCTACGACAGAAGTGGCGCGATGATCGGAATCATTCCGCAGCGGCCTCGTACGGAGAGCATGGGAAGGGTCAAAACGACTCACCGGTTGCGATCAATGATATACTCAAGCTTCAGTTCCCGGTCATTCTGGTTTAG